One window from the genome of Variovorax sp. PAMC26660 encodes:
- a CDS encoding bifunctional alpha/beta hydrolase/class I SAM-dependent methyltransferase: MTNNTTPRVPNELHFQTHDGESLFYRHWPATGATRRGAIVLFHRGHEHGARMAHLVDELNLPDFDFFAWDARGHGRSPGQRGYSPSFGTSVRDVQTFVHHIGSTHGVPEQDIHVVAQSVGAVLIATWAHDYAPKVRGLTLASPAFKVKLYVPFARAGLGLMHKLRGLFFVNSYVKAKFLTHDPERIASYESDPLISRPIAVNILLGLYEAADRVVADANAITLPVQLLISGADWVVHHKPQHQFFERLGSAVKTKTELPGFFHDTLGEKDRAPAVASIREFILQRFDEPAVPVDRREAHLSGDTADESRALAEPLSPLSPRGAYWAMTRGGLRVGGTLSSGIALGHATGFDSGSTLDYVYRNRPEGKGPLGKSVDNTYLNSIGWRGIRQRKIHVEELLRIAMERLAEMHREVRVMDIAAGHGRYVLDAVLASPVKAASILLRDYSDINVRDGRALIAEKGLEDIAQFVQADAFDRMSLASVTPRPTLAVVSGLYELFPDNEMVKRSLAGVGDAVEDRGYLVYTGQPWHPQLEMIARALTSHRQGEAWVMRRRTQVEMDQLVEEAGFRKIDQRVDEWGIFTVSLAVRTGR; this comes from the coding sequence ATGACCAACAACACCACCCCACGCGTTCCGAACGAACTTCATTTCCAGACGCACGACGGCGAATCGCTGTTCTACCGCCACTGGCCCGCCACGGGCGCCACGCGGCGCGGCGCCATCGTGCTGTTCCATCGCGGCCACGAGCACGGCGCGCGCATGGCGCACCTGGTCGATGAGCTGAACCTGCCCGACTTCGACTTCTTCGCCTGGGACGCCCGCGGCCACGGCCGCTCGCCCGGCCAGCGCGGCTACAGCCCGAGCTTCGGCACCTCGGTGCGCGACGTGCAGACCTTCGTGCATCACATCGGCAGCACGCACGGCGTGCCCGAACAAGACATCCACGTCGTCGCACAAAGCGTGGGCGCGGTGCTGATCGCCACTTGGGCGCACGACTACGCGCCCAAGGTGCGCGGCCTCACGCTGGCGTCTCCCGCCTTCAAGGTGAAGCTCTACGTGCCGTTCGCGCGCGCCGGGCTGGGGCTGATGCACAAGCTGCGCGGCCTGTTCTTCGTCAACAGCTATGTGAAGGCGAAGTTCCTCACGCACGACCCCGAGCGCATCGCCAGCTACGAGAGCGATCCGCTGATCTCGCGGCCCATCGCGGTCAACATCCTGCTGGGCCTGTACGAAGCGGCCGACCGCGTGGTGGCCGATGCCAACGCGATCACGCTGCCGGTGCAACTGCTGATCTCGGGCGCCGACTGGGTGGTGCACCACAAGCCGCAGCACCAGTTCTTCGAGCGGCTGGGCAGCGCGGTCAAGACCAAGACCGAACTGCCGGGCTTCTTCCATGACACGCTGGGCGAAAAAGACCGCGCGCCCGCGGTGGCGTCGATCCGCGAATTCATCCTGCAGCGCTTCGACGAGCCGGCCGTACCGGTCGACCGCCGCGAAGCGCACCTGAGCGGCGACACCGCCGATGAATCGCGCGCGCTGGCCGAACCGCTGTCGCCCCTGTCGCCGCGCGGCGCCTACTGGGCCATGACGCGCGGCGGCCTGCGCGTGGGCGGCACGCTGTCGAGCGGCATTGCACTCGGCCACGCGACCGGTTTCGACTCGGGCAGCACGCTCGACTACGTCTACCGCAATCGTCCGGAAGGCAAGGGGCCGCTGGGCAAGTCCGTCGACAACACCTACCTGAACTCCATCGGCTGGCGCGGCATTCGCCAACGCAAGATCCACGTCGAAGAGCTGCTGCGCATCGCGATGGAGCGGCTGGCCGAAATGCACCGCGAAGTGCGCGTGATGGACATCGCGGCCGGCCATGGCCGCTACGTGCTCGACGCGGTGCTGGCGAGCCCGGTCAAGGCTGCGTCGATCCTGCTGCGCGACTACAGCGACATCAACGTGCGCGACGGTCGCGCACTCATCGCCGAGAAGGGCCTGGAAGACATTGCGCAGTTCGTGCAGGCCGACGCCTTCGACCGCATGAGCCTCGCGAGCGTGACGCCGCGCCCCACGCTGGCCGTGGTGTCGGGCCTGTATGAACTGTTCCCCGACAACGAAATGGTCAAGCGCTCGCTCGCGGGCGTGGGTGACGCGGTGGAAGACCGGGGCTACCTTGTCTACACCGGCCAGCCGTGGCATCCGCAACTCGAAATGATCGCGCGCGCGCTCACCAGCCATCGCCAGGGCGAAGCCTGGGTGATGCGCCGCCGCACGCAGGTCGAGATGGATCAGCTGGTGGAAGAAGCGGGCTTTCGCAAGATCGACCAGCGGGTCGATGAGTGGGGGATCTTCACGGTTTCGCTGGCGGTGCGCACCGGGCGATGA
- a CDS encoding porin, whose translation MKKTSTAGLALAASSLALAQSSVTVYGTVDLYMAQAKSGNTSSVRLEDGGQTASRIGFRGTEDLGGGLGVHFTLESGFAPDTGSGTLPGPAISFSRQSFVGFSAPWGQIDAGRMYTPMFYALFRADPYGINSVFSPINLVAATDAQPGLTPFAARASNMVRYRTPASSDFFADIAYAPGESSAPSHQSGNFYGGSMGWASKPYYIAYAFQRARSGSAAAPVASPATTTYQALSGAYELPAIGLQLYANYMRNTSSLPGVPTAKLASLGATYNVTPSSNLMFEAVQRKVAGTDRSQLAWTLGYDYYLSKRTVLYARWLRLLNRHGASASLATIAVAPNSGNGVRVLATGIRHNF comes from the coding sequence ATGAAGAAGACAAGCACCGCCGGCCTCGCGCTGGCGGCCTCCTCGCTCGCGCTGGCGCAGAGCAGCGTGACGGTCTACGGCACCGTCGACCTCTACATGGCGCAGGCCAAGTCGGGGAACACCTCGTCGGTGCGGCTCGAAGATGGCGGCCAGACGGCATCGCGCATCGGCTTTCGCGGAACGGAAGACCTGGGCGGCGGCCTCGGCGTGCACTTCACGCTCGAAAGCGGCTTCGCGCCCGATACCGGCAGCGGCACGCTGCCCGGGCCGGCCATCTCGTTCAGCCGCCAATCCTTCGTCGGCTTTTCGGCGCCGTGGGGGCAGATCGACGCGGGCCGCATGTACACGCCGATGTTCTATGCGCTGTTCCGGGCCGACCCGTACGGCATCAACTCCGTGTTCTCGCCGATCAACCTGGTGGCCGCCACCGATGCGCAGCCGGGGCTCACACCCTTCGCGGCCCGTGCCAGCAACATGGTGCGCTACCGCACGCCGGCCAGCAGCGACTTCTTCGCGGACATCGCCTATGCACCGGGCGAATCAAGTGCGCCGAGCCACCAGAGCGGCAACTTCTACGGCGGCAGCATGGGCTGGGCGAGCAAGCCCTACTACATCGCCTATGCGTTTCAGCGCGCGCGTTCCGGCTCGGCCGCAGCGCCCGTGGCCTCGCCCGCCACCACCACCTACCAGGCGCTGAGCGGTGCGTACGAGCTGCCGGCCATCGGGCTGCAGCTCTATGCCAACTACATGCGCAACACCTCGAGCCTGCCCGGCGTTCCGACCGCGAAGCTCGCGAGCCTGGGCGCCACCTACAACGTGACGCCTTCGTCGAACCTGATGTTCGAGGCCGTGCAGCGCAAGGTGGCCGGCACCGACCGCTCGCAACTGGCCTGGACGCTGGGCTACGACTACTACCTGAGCAAGCGCACGGTGCTCTATGCGCGCTGGCTGCGCCTGCTCAACCGGCACGGCGCCTCGGCCTCGCTCGCGACCATCGCGGTCGCGCCCAACAGCGGCAACGGCGTGCGCGTGCTCGCCACCGGCATCCGCCACAACTTCTGA
- a CDS encoding YdeI/OmpD-associated family protein — translation MGAVSAARAKAATAAVVPERVAHDTPVDCPTVAGWARWLKRHHSTAAGVWLRMAKKDSGFPTVAYADVLELALCHGWIDGQRKGEDAQYFLQRFTPRTKRSIWSQINRAKALKLIEEGRMQPAGLAEVERAKADGRWDAAYEAASVAVVPPDLQAALDANKKAAAFFATLDARNRYAVLFRTQGAKKAETRARRIAQFVEMLAKGEKIHP, via the coding sequence GTGGGTGCCGTGAGCGCGGCGCGCGCCAAGGCGGCCACGGCGGCGGTTGTTCCCGAGCGGGTCGCGCACGACACGCCGGTCGACTGCCCCACCGTGGCCGGCTGGGCGCGCTGGCTCAAGCGCCACCACAGCACCGCAGCCGGCGTGTGGCTGCGCATGGCGAAGAAGGACAGCGGCTTTCCCACGGTGGCCTACGCCGACGTGCTCGAACTGGCGCTGTGCCATGGCTGGATCGACGGCCAGCGCAAGGGCGAGGATGCGCAGTACTTCCTGCAGCGCTTCACGCCACGTACCAAGCGCAGCATCTGGTCGCAGATCAACCGCGCCAAGGCGCTGAAGCTGATCGAGGAAGGCCGCATGCAGCCGGCCGGGCTGGCCGAAGTCGAACGCGCCAAGGCCGATGGCCGCTGGGACGCGGCCTACGAGGCAGCGAGCGTGGCCGTCGTGCCGCCGGACCTGCAGGCGGCGCTCGATGCCAACAAGAAAGCCGCCGCGTTTTTCGCCACGCTGGATGCGCGCAACCGCTACGCGGTGCTGTTCCGCACACAGGGCGCGAAGAAAGCCGAGACGCGGGCACGGCGCATCGCGCAGTTCGTCGAGATGCTGGCCAAGGGCGAGAAGATCCACCCCTGA
- the ruvB gene encoding Holliday junction branch migration DNA helicase RuvB → MTIQTDDFAPAPQRVVSAAPASPNEEAIERALRPKLLDEYVGQAKVREQLEIFIGAARKRKEALDHVLLFGPPGLGKTTLSHIIAAELGVNLRQTSGPVLEKPKDLAALLTNLEPNDVLFIDEIHRLSPVVEEILYPALEDYQIDIMIGEGPAARSIKLDLQPFTLVGATTRAGMLTNPLRDRFGIVARLEFYTPEELALIVTRSARLLKVETDETGGFEIARRSRGTPRIANRLLRRVRDYAEVKGNGRITEDIAHKALAMLDVDPQGFDLMDRKLLEAVIHRFDGGPVGLDNVAASIGEERDTIEDVIEPYLIQQGYLQRTPRGRIATLAAYRHLGVTPPSSRSDGQDLFGV, encoded by the coding sequence ATGACCATCCAGACCGACGACTTCGCGCCCGCCCCCCAACGCGTGGTGTCCGCAGCCCCTGCTTCGCCCAACGAAGAGGCCATCGAGCGGGCTTTGCGCCCCAAGCTGCTCGACGAATATGTCGGTCAGGCGAAGGTGCGCGAGCAGCTTGAAATCTTCATCGGCGCCGCGCGCAAGCGCAAAGAGGCGCTCGACCACGTGCTGCTGTTCGGCCCACCTGGCCTGGGCAAGACCACGCTGTCGCACATCATCGCGGCCGAGCTGGGCGTCAACCTGCGCCAGACCTCCGGCCCCGTGCTCGAAAAGCCCAAGGACCTGGCGGCGCTGCTGACCAACCTGGAGCCCAACGACGTGCTCTTCATCGACGAGATCCACCGCCTGAGCCCGGTCGTCGAAGAAATTTTGTACCCCGCGCTGGAGGACTACCAGATCGACATCATGATCGGCGAAGGCCCCGCGGCGCGCAGCATCAAGCTCGACCTGCAGCCCTTCACGCTGGTGGGCGCCACCACCCGCGCCGGCATGCTGACCAACCCGCTGCGCGACCGCTTCGGCATCGTCGCGCGGCTGGAGTTCTACACACCCGAAGAGCTGGCGTTGATCGTGACCCGCAGCGCCCGCCTGCTCAAGGTGGAAACCGACGAAACCGGCGGCTTCGAGATCGCCCGCCGTTCGCGCGGCACGCCCCGCATTGCCAATCGCCTGCTGCGCCGCGTGCGCGACTACGCCGAGGTCAAGGGCAACGGCCGCATCACCGAAGACATCGCGCACAAGGCGCTGGCCATGCTCGACGTCGATCCGCAGGGCTTCGACCTGATGGACCGCAAGCTGCTCGAAGCCGTGATCCACCGCTTCGACGGCGGCCCGGTCGGGCTGGACAACGTGGCCGCCAGCATCGGCGAAGAGCGCGACACCATCGAGGACGTGATCGAGCCCTACCTCATTCAACAGGGCTACCTGCAACGCACGCCGCGCGGGCGCATCGCCACGCTGGCAGCGTACCGCCACCTGGGCGTGACCCCGCCTTCCAGCCGCTCGGACGGCCAGGACCTGTTCGGAGTTTGA
- a CDS encoding Crp/Fnr family transcriptional regulator: MKSARLERYSRRTQVLAHDRHRRELLVVVSGCLEISSMSTQGRKYVNALLGPGQVAPLVRLLDDVPLAYDYHAHEDSVIVHLPCDAVIAVLDAEPILWRDVAKLGLQRQRLSIVLLQNQMLNSVHGRVAATLMSLIHFYSGQGEGDAAPLVRLSQHDLAAMLGLSRQTINKELGRLVEEGAIDMSYKRIRIVDAERLARIAAGT; the protein is encoded by the coding sequence ATGAAGTCGGCGCGCCTGGAGCGCTACAGCCGGCGCACGCAGGTGCTGGCGCACGACCGCCACCGGCGGGAGCTGCTGGTGGTGGTGTCGGGCTGCCTGGAGATCAGCAGCATGAGCACCCAAGGGCGCAAGTACGTCAACGCCCTGCTCGGCCCCGGACAGGTGGCGCCACTGGTGCGCCTGCTCGACGACGTGCCGCTGGCCTACGACTACCACGCGCACGAGGACTCGGTGATCGTCCATCTGCCCTGCGATGCCGTGATTGCGGTGCTCGATGCCGAGCCCATCCTGTGGCGCGACGTGGCCAAGCTGGGCCTGCAGCGCCAGCGGCTGAGCATCGTGCTGCTGCAGAACCAGATGCTCAATTCCGTGCACGGCCGCGTGGCCGCCACGCTGATGAGCCTGATCCACTTCTACAGCGGACAGGGGGAGGGCGATGCGGCGCCGCTCGTGCGCCTCTCGCAGCACGACTTGGCGGCGATGCTTGGGCTGTCGCGCCAGACCATCAACAAGGAACTGGGTCGACTGGTGGAAGAGGGTGCGATCGACATGAGCTACAAGCGCATCCGCATCGTCGATGCCGAACGGCTTGCGCGCATTGCCGCAGGCACCTGA
- a CDS encoding phosphatidate cytidylyltransferase: protein MIELSPFAWTTLKLFGGVFGVLVLASAIGALLKWRVAHGQPHSVIDNLNSRVNAWWVMVAVIGVAFALGKGGVIVLFYLISFYALREFISLAYTRRGDHGAIALAFFVALPGQYFLIWIDWYGLYSIYIPVYAFLLLPILATMGGDTQRFLERTSKIQWGLMVCVFCISHVPALLTLQIPGFEGRNLLLIAFLVIVVQGSDVLQYVWGKLFGKRKVAPELSPSKTWEGLIGGVASATALGAALSWATPFNPWQAALMALTICLMGFFGGLVMSAIKRDRGVKDWGSMIEGHGGMLDRLDSVIFAAPIYFHALRYWWVP from the coding sequence ATGATCGAACTGTCTCCTTTCGCCTGGACCACGCTCAAGCTCTTCGGTGGCGTCTTCGGCGTGCTGGTGCTGGCCTCGGCCATCGGCGCGCTGCTCAAGTGGCGCGTGGCGCACGGCCAGCCGCATTCGGTGATCGACAACCTCAACTCGCGCGTCAATGCGTGGTGGGTGATGGTGGCGGTGATCGGCGTGGCCTTCGCGCTCGGCAAGGGCGGCGTGATCGTGCTGTTCTACCTGATCTCGTTCTACGCGCTGCGCGAGTTCATCAGCCTGGCCTACACGCGGCGCGGCGACCACGGGGCCATCGCGCTGGCCTTCTTCGTCGCATTGCCGGGGCAGTACTTCCTGATCTGGATCGATTGGTACGGGCTGTATTCGATCTACATCCCGGTCTACGCCTTCCTGCTCCTGCCCATTCTTGCGACGATGGGCGGCGACACGCAGCGCTTTCTGGAGCGCACCTCGAAGATCCAGTGGGGCCTGATGGTGTGCGTGTTCTGCATCAGCCACGTGCCCGCGCTGCTCACGCTGCAGATTCCGGGCTTCGAGGGCCGCAACCTGCTGCTGATTGCCTTCCTGGTGATCGTGGTGCAGGGCAGCGACGTGCTGCAGTACGTGTGGGGCAAGCTGTTCGGCAAGCGCAAGGTGGCGCCCGAGCTGTCGCCTTCCAAGACCTGGGAAGGCCTGATCGGCGGCGTGGCGAGCGCCACCGCGCTGGGCGCCGCGCTCTCCTGGGCCACGCCGTTCAACCCGTGGCAGGCCGCGCTGATGGCGCTCACGATCTGCCTGATGGGCTTCTTCGGCGGGCTGGTGATGTCGGCCATCAAGCGCGACCGTGGCGTGAAGGACTGGGGCTCGATGATCGAGGGCCATGGCGGCATGCTCGACCGGCTCGACTCCGTGATCTTCGCCGCGCCGATCTACTTCCACGCACTGCGCTACTGGTGGGTGCCGTGA
- a CDS encoding lysophospholipid acyltransferase family protein, translating into MNEEDNNNKNDGTPAQAPESTALRRGLAIVAGKLIIGAAGLLTGVRAIWSGTSPKAEQTLYFANHTSHGDFVLLWATLPPDLRALTRPVAGQDYWMASKMRHFIGADVFNALMIRRDGGTRGENPVDQMKAALDGGDSLIMFPEGTRNTGDDILLPLKSGLFHLARACPNVRLVPVWIENLKRVLPKGTLVPIPLACTVRFGAPIKLEEGEDKNTFIARARTAMLDLRPEYDRNDKAEGAAS; encoded by the coding sequence TTGAACGAAGAAGACAACAACAACAAGAACGACGGCACGCCCGCCCAGGCGCCCGAAAGCACGGCACTGCGGCGCGGACTGGCCATCGTCGCGGGCAAGCTGATCATCGGCGCGGCCGGGCTGCTGACCGGCGTGCGCGCGATCTGGTCGGGCACCAGCCCCAAGGCCGAGCAGACGCTGTACTTCGCCAACCACACGAGCCACGGCGACTTCGTGCTGCTCTGGGCCACGCTGCCGCCCGACCTGCGCGCGCTCACGCGGCCGGTCGCGGGGCAGGACTACTGGATGGCCTCGAAGATGCGCCACTTCATCGGCGCCGACGTGTTCAACGCGCTGATGATCCGGCGCGACGGCGGAACGCGCGGCGAGAACCCGGTCGACCAGATGAAGGCCGCGCTGGACGGCGGCGACTCGCTCATCATGTTCCCCGAGGGCACGCGCAACACCGGCGACGACATCCTGCTGCCGCTCAAGAGCGGGCTCTTTCACCTGGCGCGCGCCTGCCCCAACGTGCGGCTGGTGCCGGTGTGGATCGAGAACCTCAAGCGCGTGCTGCCCAAGGGCACGCTGGTGCCGATTCCGCTGGCCTGCACGGTGCGCTTCGGTGCGCCGATCAAGCTGGAGGAAGGCGAAGACAAGAACACCTTCATCGCCCGCGCACGCACCGCCATGCTCGACCTGCGCCCCGAATACGACCGCAACGACAAGGCCGAGGGCGCCGCATCATGA
- a CDS encoding CDP-alcohol phosphatidyltransferase family protein, with product MSIYELKPRFQALLRPLVVRLHAMGVTANQVTMAACVVSVALGLWLFFAAPSLAAFGLIPAWMFLRMAFNAIDGMLAREHNQQSKLGAFLNELTDVVSDAALYLPFALVLPFSPFWVGAVIVLAGLSEFAGALGPTVGASRRYDGPLGKSDRAFVFGALGLYVALGWPLPGWTAWLMPLVAALVAWTTVNRIRRALAEADAAGTAGRR from the coding sequence GTGTCCATCTACGAACTGAAGCCGCGTTTCCAGGCCCTGCTGCGGCCGCTGGTGGTCCGCCTGCATGCGATGGGTGTCACCGCCAACCAGGTCACGATGGCGGCATGCGTCGTATCGGTCGCGCTCGGGCTCTGGCTTTTCTTTGCCGCCCCCTCGCTCGCGGCCTTCGGGCTCATCCCCGCATGGATGTTCCTGCGCATGGCCTTCAACGCCATCGACGGCATGCTGGCGCGCGAGCACAACCAGCAAAGCAAGCTGGGCGCCTTTCTCAACGAACTGACCGACGTGGTCTCCGATGCCGCGCTCTACCTGCCCTTTGCACTGGTGCTGCCGTTCAGCCCGTTCTGGGTCGGCGCGGTGATCGTGCTGGCCGGGCTGAGCGAATTCGCCGGCGCGCTGGGCCCCACGGTGGGCGCCTCGCGCCGTTACGACGGGCCGTTGGGCAAGAGCGACCGGGCCTTCGTGTTCGGCGCGCTCGGCCTCTACGTGGCGCTGGGCTGGCCGCTGCCGGGCTGGACGGCCTGGCTGATGCCGCTGGTCGCCGCGCTCGTGGCCTGGACCACCGTCAACCGCATTCGCCGCGCATTGGCCGAAGCCGATGCTGCCGGCACGGCCGGCCGCCGCTGA
- a CDS encoding phosphatase PAP2/dual specificity phosphatase family protein, which yields MTAWLAQRPWKRAAAWLVFLGPLFYATYGFANWWATTCANVPSMAFEWERHIPFWPWTIFPYWTINVFYALSLFLARSKHTLDRHALRLVTATLIACTCFIVWPLHFSFGQPPVEGAPAFLFNALRGFDQPFNQAPSLHIALAVILWDWYRQFLRALWARVVLHVWAFAICASVLTTWQHHFIDIPTGALLGLVCVWLWPLERVVSMPRAWRITRDAQRWKLAGFYAIGAVLFLAAALYGGGVWLWLAWPAASLAFVALNYIGFGARGFQMNGQGRMGWAARWLFAPYRLGAALNAWLWTRKLPASVEVVPGIRLGRRPTHAEWLAAGKPRLVSLCAELQMPAGVPHARCVPLLDLVVPPTVRLQRAAAVIEGQRRNADGAPVWVCCALGFSRSAAAVIAWLGRYGAVGGVAQAEDAVRRARPQIVLRPAWRVSLAPLNPVQEATPHD from the coding sequence ATGACCGCCTGGCTCGCGCAGCGGCCCTGGAAGCGCGCCGCCGCATGGCTGGTGTTTTTGGGGCCGCTGTTCTATGCAACCTACGGCTTCGCCAACTGGTGGGCGACCACCTGTGCGAACGTGCCGTCGATGGCCTTCGAGTGGGAGCGGCACATACCGTTCTGGCCGTGGACCATCTTTCCGTACTGGACGATCAACGTCTTCTACGCGCTGTCGCTGTTCCTCGCGCGCAGCAAGCACACGCTGGACCGGCATGCGTTGCGGCTCGTGACGGCGACGCTGATCGCCTGCACCTGTTTCATCGTCTGGCCGCTGCACTTCAGCTTCGGCCAGCCGCCGGTCGAGGGCGCGCCGGCGTTTCTGTTCAATGCGCTGCGCGGCTTCGACCAGCCTTTCAACCAGGCGCCTTCGCTGCACATCGCACTGGCGGTGATCCTGTGGGATTGGTATCGGCAGTTCCTGCGCGCACTGTGGGCGCGGGTGGTGCTGCATGTGTGGGCGTTCGCGATCTGCGCCTCGGTGCTCACGACATGGCAGCACCACTTCATCGACATTCCGACCGGCGCGCTGCTCGGGCTGGTGTGCGTGTGGCTGTGGCCGCTGGAACGCGTGGTGTCGATGCCGCGCGCGTGGCGGATCACGCGCGATGCGCAACGCTGGAAGCTCGCGGGCTTCTATGCGATCGGTGCGGTGCTGTTTCTTGCCGCTGCGTTGTATGGCGGCGGTGTGTGGTTGTGGCTCGCATGGCCGGCGGCATCGCTCGCCTTCGTGGCGCTCAACTACATCGGCTTCGGCGCGCGCGGGTTCCAGATGAACGGACAGGGCCGCATGGGCTGGGCGGCGCGCTGGCTGTTCGCGCCGTACCGACTGGGCGCAGCGCTCAACGCCTGGCTCTGGACGCGCAAGCTCCCGGCCTCCGTCGAAGTGGTGCCAGGCATTCGCCTGGGCCGCCGGCCCACGCACGCCGAATGGCTGGCCGCCGGCAAGCCCCGGCTGGTGAGCCTGTGCGCCGAGCTGCAGATGCCGGCCGGCGTGCCGCATGCGCGCTGCGTGCCTTTGCTCGATCTGGTCGTGCCGCCGACGGTGCGGCTGCAGCGCGCGGCGGCGGTCATCGAAGGCCAGCGCCGCAATGCGGACGGTGCACCGGTCTGGGTCTGCTGCGCGCTCGGCTTCTCGCGCAGCGCCGCCGCGGTGATCGCCTGGCTGGGCCGCTACGGCGCGGTCGGTGGCGTAGCGCAGGCTGAGGACGCCGTGCGCCGCGCGCGTCCGCAGATCGTGCTGCGCCCCGCATGGCGGGTGTCGCTGGCACCGCTGAATCCGGTGCAGGAGGCAACACCCCATGACTGA